From one Pyxidicoccus xibeiensis genomic stretch:
- a CDS encoding type I polyketide synthase, which translates to MSTDQPLEQEAVAIIGMSCRFPGASTVEQFWRNLREGVESITFFEDTELDRAMVDPAELGDPKYVKARGLVEGLEHFDARFFGFSPREAELTDPQQRVFLECAWEAFERAGYEPSTFPGPVGVFAGAGANGYLLHHLAPAGRLVGTASAFQTILHNKNDHLATRVSYKLDLKGPSISVQTACSTSLVAVVMASQSLLSHQCDLALAGGVSLPLPQRTGYLYNERGIGSPDGHCRAFDAKAQGTVPGAGAGAVLLKRLSDALADGDTIHAVIRGGALNNDGASKVGYTAPGVEGQEDVIAMAQALAGVSPESISYVEAHGTGTPIGDPIEVRALTQAFRRDTARTGFCALGSVKTNLGHLDTAAGIAGLIKTTLALEHRQLPPSLHFETPNPEIDFAGSPFFVNARLRDWDSATPRRAGVSAFGLGGTNAHVVLEEAPKRAPSGPSRPFQLLMLSARSDAALEAMTTRLAEHLKAHPTLPLADVAYTLAVGRRTFDHRRFVVCRDTEDAAGTLATLHPERVLSRVQESTQRSLVFLFPGQGSQHPGMAAELHATEPVFREQLDRCLEALRRRHDLDLGPWLFPADRDDAHAAARLEQTALTQPALFVIEYALARLLQHWGLQPGAMLGHSVGELVAACLAGVFSLDDALDLVALRGRLLQACPPGAMLSVQLPEKELRPLLSPEVELAAINGPSSCVAAGSTEAITALERRLVEASVPCRRLRTSHAFHCARVESAVAPFREAVSRVQRHAPKLRFLSCVTGTWITPEQATSPDYWAQHLRQPVRFADGLDVLLQEPDAVLLEVGPGRALRTLARWHPRKQPGQTVLPCLPAAEERTSDVEHLLRTVGQLWLRGVDAPGLFVGQQRHRQPLPTYPFERQRHWVEPRAAALTPGTKPGSLEKQADLAGWFYLPVWKESVPSLATASAPRTPWLLLLDEAGLGARLAERLRQAGGDVVEARRARTFRRTGAHTFEVPPTREGYAALLSELHTEARSPERVIHMFGLTPEPTGPSEDVVARSFYSLLFLAQALGSQGLERPVRLVTVSNGMQEVAGGDLLWPEQATVLGPVRVIPREYPSLHCRSVDVALPAANSPHLERLAELLAADVASDAQEPVTAYRAGRRWVQGFDTVRLEAGATLPLRERGTVLITGGFGGLALAIAEGFAEKSRARLVLTTRTALPPREQWPRLLEQHEGSDEVRRRLRAVLRLEERGAEVLVCQADVTDLDAMRGVVAMARERFGELHGVIHAAGVPGGGLIQLKAPEAAAAVLAPKVQGTQVLLAALEGSRPDFVVACSSLSSVVGRLGQVDYTAGNAFLDAAMRAFHARTGIHAVAVNWGAWEEVGMAARKDAAEAHPVRLLEHPLLHRCLEDTPERLVFASDIGDARSRWVVDEHRILGTPTVPGVAWFELVRAALAGRAEGRTLELVDTFFLFPLRVPDGETREARVVIEQEPDGYRWVVRSQPADGTGKATAHATGRARFLAPEAPRTLDLDSLRSRCTGTPDSLEAEYEEDLGPRWRSVRQLHLGKGELLVVLELQPEFSSDLEHMRFHPSLMDRTSGMAKSFLAERGYYLPFGYGRLRFLAPLPRRIYAHARFLENAGSDGETRAFDVTLADESGRVLAEVERLTQKRVNDPAAELRALAAAAKTEAQTASESSRSASEEIRPSEGVAALERLLSARVMPQVVVSVRDLQATQEHTDEVVRERIAEAAAGLRTGDSLQPRPDLKKGYVAPRTELEQKLAASWQEVLGIERIGVHDDFFELGGDSVQAIQIMARGSRLGLQLNPEQFFQTSTIAELARVLEGMLTRQAEQGPVVGPVPLTPEQRRLLEGPPELTARASRVLAIDLPGTPDPARVARVLDGLLTRHDALRHRFTLDAAGWRQESAPPGGAVPLRELDLDAHLPAGPADSKRAAEEQARAMLDPLHGPMLAAVLLRGPGESSRLLLAGHELVVDGTSWRILAEDVREGLTSDGAGTAVARAKTWSFQRWAEHRAGSAPPFTEATPPSHPARESVQERLASLPPEETRVLQQKLASAWRADLGEALLVGFARALGAWTEGRVLHLDFTRDGRAAFEGLDCSRTVGCFDLRQPLRLELPEGSDEATLLRVIKEEVRGLSTPTSRPERNEMGLRFLGGSNEVPEALSGRGLPGGCLLELEGFMAGGRLQVRCTHEGTALPAPVPERLMTEVLGALRALCAGDQETREAISPTDFPLAGLDDSQMDVLSQLIDQVDQAND; encoded by the coding sequence ATGAGCACGGATCAACCCCTGGAGCAGGAAGCCGTCGCCATCATCGGCATGTCCTGCCGCTTCCCTGGCGCGAGCACGGTGGAGCAGTTCTGGCGCAACCTGAGGGAGGGCGTGGAGTCCATCACCTTCTTCGAGGACACCGAGCTCGACCGCGCGATGGTCGACCCGGCGGAGCTCGGCGACCCGAAGTACGTCAAGGCGCGGGGCCTCGTCGAAGGCCTCGAGCACTTCGACGCGCGCTTCTTCGGCTTCTCACCGCGCGAGGCCGAGCTGACCGACCCGCAGCAGCGCGTCTTCCTGGAGTGCGCGTGGGAGGCGTTCGAGCGGGCGGGCTACGAGCCCTCCACCTTCCCGGGCCCCGTCGGCGTCTTCGCGGGAGCGGGAGCGAACGGCTACCTCCTCCACCACCTCGCACCCGCCGGGCGGCTGGTGGGCACGGCGAGCGCGTTCCAGACCATCCTCCACAACAAGAACGACCACCTCGCCACGCGGGTCTCCTACAAGCTGGACCTCAAGGGGCCGAGCATCTCCGTGCAGACGGCGTGCTCCACGTCACTGGTCGCGGTGGTGATGGCCAGCCAGTCGCTGCTCAGCCACCAGTGCGACCTGGCGCTGGCGGGCGGCGTCTCGCTCCCCCTGCCCCAGCGGACCGGCTACCTCTACAACGAGCGGGGTATCGGCTCGCCGGATGGGCACTGTCGCGCCTTCGACGCGAAGGCCCAGGGCACCGTGCCCGGCGCCGGAGCGGGCGCGGTGCTCCTCAAGCGGCTGTCGGACGCGCTGGCCGACGGAGACACCATCCACGCCGTCATCCGGGGCGGTGCCCTCAACAACGATGGCGCGTCCAAGGTCGGCTACACCGCGCCGGGGGTGGAGGGGCAGGAGGACGTCATCGCCATGGCGCAGGCGCTGGCCGGGGTGTCACCCGAGAGCATCTCCTATGTCGAGGCACACGGGACGGGGACTCCCATCGGAGACCCCATCGAGGTCCGGGCGCTCACCCAGGCGTTCCGCCGTGACACCGCGCGCACGGGGTTCTGCGCGCTCGGCTCCGTGAAGACGAACCTGGGGCACCTGGACACCGCGGCCGGCATCGCCGGGCTCATCAAGACCACGCTGGCACTGGAGCACCGGCAGCTCCCGCCGAGCCTGCACTTCGAGACGCCCAACCCGGAGATCGACTTCGCCGGCAGTCCCTTCTTCGTCAACGCCCGCCTGCGCGATTGGGACTCCGCCACGCCCCGGCGCGCGGGGGTGAGCGCCTTCGGCCTGGGCGGCACCAACGCGCACGTCGTGCTGGAGGAGGCACCGAAGCGAGCCCCGTCCGGCCCGTCGCGCCCGTTCCAGCTCCTCATGCTGTCGGCCCGCTCTGACGCGGCGCTGGAGGCGATGACGACGCGGCTCGCGGAGCACCTGAAGGCGCACCCCACCCTGCCCCTCGCGGACGTGGCGTACACGCTGGCGGTGGGCCGGCGGACCTTCGACCACCGCCGGTTCGTGGTGTGCCGGGACACGGAGGATGCGGCGGGCACACTCGCAACGCTGCACCCGGAGCGCGTCCTCTCCCGCGTGCAGGAGTCCACCCAGCGCTCGCTGGTGTTCCTCTTCCCCGGCCAGGGCTCGCAGCACCCCGGCATGGCGGCGGAGCTCCATGCCACCGAGCCCGTCTTCCGGGAGCAACTGGACCGGTGCCTCGAAGCCCTGCGGCGGCGGCATGACCTGGACCTGGGGCCGTGGCTCTTCCCTGCCGACAGGGACGACGCCCACGCTGCGGCGCGGCTGGAGCAGACGGCCCTCACCCAGCCGGCCCTCTTCGTCATCGAGTACGCGCTGGCGCGGCTCCTCCAGCACTGGGGCCTCCAGCCCGGAGCGATGCTCGGGCACAGCGTCGGAGAGCTGGTCGCGGCCTGCCTCGCGGGAGTGTTCTCGCTGGACGACGCGCTGGACCTGGTGGCGCTGCGAGGCCGGCTGCTCCAGGCCTGTCCGCCCGGGGCCATGCTCTCCGTGCAGCTCCCCGAGAAGGAGCTCCGCCCCTTGCTGTCGCCGGAGGTGGAGCTCGCCGCCATCAACGGTCCGTCTTCGTGTGTGGCGGCGGGCTCCACGGAGGCCATCACCGCGCTGGAGCGCCGGCTCGTGGAAGCCTCCGTCCCCTGTCGCCGGCTGCGCACGTCGCACGCCTTCCACTGCGCGCGGGTGGAGTCCGCGGTGGCGCCGTTCCGCGAGGCGGTGTCGCGGGTGCAGCGCCATGCGCCGAAGCTCCGCTTCCTGTCCTGCGTGACGGGCACGTGGATTACGCCGGAGCAGGCCACGAGCCCCGACTACTGGGCGCAGCACCTGCGCCAACCGGTGCGCTTCGCCGACGGACTGGACGTCCTCCTCCAGGAGCCGGATGCCGTCCTGCTGGAGGTAGGCCCGGGCCGCGCGCTGCGCACGCTGGCGCGGTGGCACCCCCGGAAGCAGCCGGGGCAGACCGTGCTGCCCTGCCTCCCAGCCGCCGAGGAGCGCACGTCGGACGTGGAGCACCTGCTGCGCACCGTCGGCCAGCTCTGGCTGCGGGGCGTGGATGCGCCGGGGCTCTTCGTGGGACAGCAGCGCCACCGCCAGCCCCTGCCCACGTACCCCTTCGAGCGACAGCGCCACTGGGTGGAGCCTCGCGCCGCCGCGCTCACCCCGGGGACGAAGCCGGGCTCGCTGGAGAAGCAGGCGGACCTCGCGGGCTGGTTCTACCTGCCGGTGTGGAAGGAGTCGGTCCCCTCGCTGGCGACGGCCTCCGCGCCGCGCACGCCCTGGCTGCTCCTGCTCGATGAGGCCGGGCTCGGTGCACGGCTGGCCGAGCGGCTGCGACAGGCGGGCGGCGACGTGGTCGAAGCACGGCGGGCGCGGACCTTCCGCCGCACGGGAGCACACACCTTCGAGGTGCCGCCCACGCGCGAGGGCTACGCCGCCCTGCTCTCGGAGCTGCACACCGAGGCGCGCTCGCCGGAGCGAGTCATCCACATGTTCGGCCTCACGCCTGAACCCACGGGCCCCTCCGAGGACGTGGTCGCGCGCTCCTTCTACAGCCTGCTCTTCCTGGCCCAGGCGCTCGGAAGCCAGGGGCTGGAGCGGCCGGTCCGGCTGGTGACCGTGTCCAACGGCATGCAGGAGGTCGCCGGTGGAGACCTGCTCTGGCCCGAGCAGGCCACGGTCCTGGGGCCGGTCCGCGTCATTCCCCGCGAGTACCCCAGCCTGCACTGCCGCAGCGTGGACGTGGCACTGCCCGCCGCCAACAGCCCGCACCTCGAGCGGCTGGCGGAGCTGCTCGCCGCGGACGTCGCTTCCGACGCGCAGGAGCCCGTGACGGCCTACCGCGCGGGCCGGCGCTGGGTGCAGGGCTTCGACACGGTCCGGCTCGAAGCCGGTGCCACGCTGCCCCTGCGCGAGCGCGGCACCGTGCTCATCACCGGTGGCTTCGGAGGGCTCGCGCTCGCGATTGCCGAGGGCTTCGCGGAGAAGTCGCGCGCCCGGCTCGTGCTCACCACGCGCACCGCGCTCCCGCCGCGCGAGCAGTGGCCACGGCTGCTGGAGCAGCACGAAGGAAGCGACGAGGTCCGCCGGAGGCTTCGCGCCGTCCTTCGCCTGGAGGAGCGTGGCGCGGAGGTCCTGGTGTGCCAGGCGGACGTGACGGACCTGGACGCGATGCGCGGCGTGGTGGCCATGGCACGCGAGCGCTTCGGCGAGCTCCACGGCGTCATCCACGCCGCGGGCGTCCCGGGTGGCGGCCTCATCCAGCTCAAGGCGCCGGAAGCGGCGGCGGCGGTCCTCGCGCCCAAGGTCCAGGGCACGCAAGTCCTCCTGGCCGCGCTGGAGGGAAGCCGCCCCGACTTCGTCGTGGCCTGCTCCTCGCTGTCCTCCGTCGTCGGCCGGCTGGGACAGGTGGACTACACGGCGGGCAACGCGTTCCTGGACGCGGCCATGCGCGCCTTCCACGCCCGCACCGGCATCCACGCGGTGGCGGTGAACTGGGGCGCCTGGGAGGAGGTCGGCATGGCGGCGCGCAAGGACGCCGCCGAAGCGCACCCCGTCCGCTTGCTGGAGCATCCCCTCCTCCACCGCTGCCTGGAGGACACGCCGGAGCGGCTGGTCTTCGCCTCGGACATCGGCGACGCCCGCTCACGCTGGGTGGTGGACGAGCACCGCATCCTCGGCACCCCCACCGTCCCCGGCGTGGCCTGGTTCGAGCTGGTGCGCGCGGCGCTCGCCGGACGCGCCGAGGGCCGCACCCTGGAGCTGGTCGACACCTTCTTCCTCTTCCCGCTGCGCGTGCCCGACGGAGAGACGCGCGAGGCCCGGGTAGTCATCGAGCAGGAGCCCGACGGCTATCGCTGGGTGGTGCGCTCCCAGCCTGCGGATGGCACGGGCAAGGCCACGGCCCACGCGACGGGCCGCGCGCGGTTCCTCGCGCCCGAGGCGCCGCGCACGCTGGACCTGGACTCGCTCCGCAGCCGGTGCACGGGCACGCCCGACTCGCTCGAAGCCGAGTACGAGGAGGACCTGGGGCCCCGGTGGCGCAGCGTCCGCCAGCTCCACCTGGGCAAGGGTGAGCTGCTGGTCGTGCTGGAGCTGCAGCCGGAGTTCAGCTCCGACTTGGAGCACATGCGCTTCCACCCGTCGCTCATGGACCGGACGTCTGGCATGGCGAAGAGCTTCCTCGCCGAGCGCGGCTATTACCTGCCGTTCGGCTACGGGCGGCTGCGCTTCCTGGCGCCCCTGCCCCGCCGCATCTACGCGCATGCGCGGTTCCTGGAGAACGCGGGCTCCGATGGCGAGACGCGCGCGTTCGACGTCACCCTGGCGGATGAGTCGGGCCGCGTGCTCGCCGAGGTGGAGCGGCTGACGCAGAAGCGGGTGAACGACCCCGCCGCCGAGCTCCGCGCACTGGCCGCCGCGGCGAAGACCGAAGCACAGACCGCGTCCGAGTCCTCCCGCAGCGCGAGTGAGGAGATTCGCCCGAGCGAGGGCGTGGCCGCGCTCGAAAGGCTGCTGTCGGCCCGGGTGATGCCGCAGGTGGTGGTCTCGGTGAGGGACCTCCAGGCCACGCAGGAGCACACCGACGAGGTCGTCCGCGAGCGCATCGCCGAGGCGGCCGCGGGGCTGCGCACGGGAGACTCGCTCCAGCCCCGCCCCGACCTCAAGAAGGGCTACGTGGCGCCGCGCACCGAGCTGGAGCAGAAGCTCGCCGCGTCCTGGCAGGAGGTGCTCGGCATCGAGCGCATCGGCGTCCACGACGACTTCTTCGAGCTCGGGGGAGACTCCGTCCAGGCCATCCAGATCATGGCGCGAGGAAGCCGGCTGGGACTCCAGCTCAACCCGGAGCAGTTCTTCCAGACGTCGACCATCGCGGAGCTGGCCCGGGTGCTGGAGGGGATGCTGACCCGGCAGGCCGAGCAGGGCCCCGTGGTGGGCCCCGTCCCGCTCACGCCCGAGCAGCGACGCCTCCTGGAGGGGCCGCCCGAGCTCACCGCACGCGCCAGCCGGGTGCTGGCCATCGACCTTCCCGGGACACCGGACCCGGCGCGCGTGGCCCGGGTGCTCGACGGACTGCTCACCCGTCACGACGCGCTCCGCCACCGCTTCACGTTGGACGCCGCGGGCTGGCGTCAGGAGAGCGCACCTCCGGGTGGAGCCGTGCCATTGAGGGAGCTGGACCTCGACGCGCACCTTCCGGCCGGACCCGCGGATTCAAAGCGTGCCGCCGAGGAGCAGGCCCGGGCCATGCTGGACCCGCTCCATGGCCCCATGCTGGCGGCGGTCCTCCTCCGGGGTCCGGGCGAGAGCAGCCGGCTGCTGCTGGCCGGGCATGAGCTGGTCGTCGACGGGACGTCCTGGCGCATCCTGGCCGAGGACGTGAGGGAGGGCCTGACCTCGGACGGCGCCGGTACGGCCGTGGCCCGCGCGAAGACCTGGTCCTTCCAGCGATGGGCGGAGCACCGCGCCGGAAGCGCGCCGCCGTTCACCGAAGCCACGCCACCGTCGCACCCGGCCAGGGAGTCGGTGCAGGAGCGCCTGGCCTCACTGCCCCCGGAGGAGACGCGAGTCCTCCAGCAGAAGCTGGCGAGCGCCTGGCGCGCGGACCTGGGAGAGGCCCTGCTCGTGGGGTTCGCGAGGGCGCTCGGGGCGTGGACGGAGGGGCGCGTGCTGCACCTCGACTTCACGCGGGATGGGCGTGCCGCGTTCGAGGGGCTCGACTGCTCCCGCACCGTGGGCTGCTTCGACCTCCGCCAGCCGCTCCGCCTCGAGCTGCCCGAAGGCTCCGACGAGGCGACGCTCCTCCGGGTCATCAAGGAGGAGGTCCGTGGGCTCTCCACGCCCACGTCGCGACCGGAGCGCAACGAGATGGGGCTCCGGTTCCTGGGAGGAAGCAACGAGGTGCCGGAGGCGCTGTCGGGCCGGGGCCTGCCCGGAGGCTGCCTGCTGGAGCTCGAGGGCTTCATGGCCGGCGGGCGGCTCCAGGTCCGGTGCACCCATGAAGGCACCGCGCTGCCCGCGCCCGTTCCCGAGCGGCTCATGACGGAGGTGCTCGGTGCGCTGCGCGCGCTGTGCGCTGGCGACCAGGAGACGCGCGAGGCCATCTCCCCGACGGACTTCCCGCTCGCGGGCCTGGATGACTCGCAGATGGATGTCCTCTCCCAGCTCATCGACCAGGTCGATCAGGCGAACGACTGA
- a CDS encoding phthiocerol/phthiodiolone dimycocerosyl transferase family protein — MNVATVPAPSPKPSPAWRRPLGLAESLFWQLDRIICGNFIAYVELDGVVTQEELARGLAALVQAHPLLRARIVEDVSLGRPCFQEVEAVPPELTQVAPEALRSHWMRELDRTFASDSEPLFRAHLATDGARSWVGLTFHHSIGDGRTGAKLLNELVPFLDQGLAPAPSAPPPAQESFYRPEAFGAPDKAHHFATVVADIRARAQTLAPGNLVPGLCERTSLTRENGHHELELSSAQTNALLQTCRRHGATVHGALGAAYLGALHTEFLTPGRSVVMSLASPVDLRASRRSPSSSEDVGLRLSGVVSRIRMSDSSEFWELARTFTRDVREQIDLGNAHLLHELVYTQTPPGLTREHGAAILEGMRRFPWNSVITNVGRLPALEPGRRLTLRHMGFLGAPTPSQALVMSIGTYGGLRIHTVYDRQNLGQPRAESLLGRFEERLRAAIDT, encoded by the coding sequence ATGAACGTCGCGACCGTACCCGCACCGAGCCCGAAGCCGTCCCCCGCCTGGCGGCGTCCGCTGGGACTGGCGGAGAGCCTCTTCTGGCAGCTCGACCGCATCATCTGCGGCAACTTCATCGCCTACGTGGAGCTCGACGGTGTCGTCACCCAGGAGGAGCTGGCCCGGGGGCTCGCCGCGCTCGTGCAGGCCCATCCGCTGCTCCGGGCTCGCATCGTCGAGGACGTGTCGCTCGGCCGTCCGTGCTTCCAGGAGGTGGAGGCCGTCCCACCGGAGCTGACGCAAGTCGCCCCGGAAGCCCTTCGCTCTCACTGGATGAGAGAGCTGGACAGGACCTTCGCCAGCGACAGCGAGCCCCTGTTCCGCGCGCACCTCGCCACCGACGGCGCACGGAGCTGGGTCGGGCTGACGTTCCATCACTCCATCGGTGATGGCCGCACGGGCGCGAAGCTGCTGAACGAGCTGGTCCCCTTCCTGGACCAGGGCCTCGCGCCAGCGCCCAGCGCACCGCCGCCGGCGCAGGAGTCGTTCTACCGGCCGGAGGCGTTCGGCGCGCCGGACAAGGCCCATCACTTCGCGACGGTGGTCGCGGACATCCGCGCCCGCGCGCAGACGCTGGCGCCGGGCAACCTGGTACCGGGGCTGTGCGAGCGGACGAGCCTGACTCGCGAGAACGGCCACCACGAGCTGGAGCTGTCCTCCGCGCAGACGAACGCGCTGCTCCAGACGTGCCGGAGGCACGGCGCGACGGTCCACGGCGCCCTGGGTGCGGCGTACCTGGGCGCACTGCACACGGAGTTCCTGACGCCGGGCCGCTCGGTGGTGATGTCCCTGGCCTCACCGGTGGACCTGCGGGCCAGCCGCCGCAGCCCCAGCAGCTCCGAGGATGTCGGCCTGCGGCTGTCGGGCGTGGTCAGCCGCATCCGCATGAGTGACAGCTCGGAGTTCTGGGAGCTTGCCCGCACCTTCACCCGGGACGTCCGGGAGCAGATCGACCTTGGCAATGCCCACCTGCTGCATGAGCTGGTCTACACGCAGACGCCTCCGGGCCTGACGCGCGAGCACGGCGCCGCGATTCTGGAGGGGATGCGGCGCTTCCCCTGGAACAGCGTCATCACCAACGTCGGCCGCCTGCCCGCGCTGGAGCCCGGACGGAGGCTGACGCTGCGGCACATGGGCTTCCTGGGAGCGCCCACGCCCAGCCAGGCGCTGGTGATGTCCATCGGCACCTACGGCGGGCTGCGCATCCACACCGTGTATGACCGGCAGAACCTCGGCCAGCCCCGGGCCGAGTCCCTGCTGGGCCGCTTCGAGGAGCGGCTGCGGGCGGCCATCGACACCTGA
- a CDS encoding cytochrome P450 — MTAPRMAPGPKGHWFWGSLRERRKESLHFLLRMHREYGPVAQWRMGPVNRVMSLVDPEHVRHVLVEQVGRYTKGLGAERLSPMLGNGLLTSDGDFWKRQRRLAQPAFHRERLVPLVQVMEEEGRRMLERWQARPDTSAPVDLAEEMARATVSIASRALFSTQVIGEANRVLPALTVAQQEVNGRVLSLLPLPLSIPSPGNLAFKRARATLDSVIFDIIARRRSGETTGQDLLAMLMEARDADTGESMTDAQLRDELMTLFIAGYETTANALSWTWTLLARHPEVEERARAEVAQVLGERVPGAEDVPRLRYLSQVLEESMRLHPPAWVLVRQAREDDVVDGIRIPADPRLVVAISPWVIHRQPELWPEPERFDPDRFSPERAAGRPRMAYLPFGAGQRLCIGTHFAMMEMVLILAQVLRRYRLRRVPGWTPVEEPLVALRPRGGVPMYLDPLPA, encoded by the coding sequence ATGACGGCCCCACGAATGGCACCGGGCCCGAAGGGCCACTGGTTCTGGGGCAGCCTGCGAGAGCGGCGGAAGGAGTCGCTCCACTTCCTGCTCCGGATGCACCGCGAGTACGGCCCCGTGGCGCAGTGGCGCATGGGGCCCGTCAACCGGGTGATGTCGCTGGTGGACCCGGAGCATGTGCGGCACGTCCTGGTGGAGCAGGTGGGCCGCTACACCAAGGGCCTGGGCGCGGAGCGGCTGAGCCCGATGCTCGGCAACGGCCTGCTGACCAGTGATGGCGACTTCTGGAAGCGGCAGCGCCGGCTGGCGCAGCCCGCCTTCCACCGGGAGCGACTGGTGCCCCTGGTGCAGGTGATGGAGGAGGAAGGCCGGCGCATGCTGGAGCGCTGGCAGGCGCGACCGGACACCTCCGCCCCCGTGGACCTGGCCGAGGAGATGGCACGCGCCACGGTGTCCATCGCCAGCCGGGCGCTGTTCTCCACCCAGGTGATTGGCGAGGCGAACCGCGTCCTGCCGGCGTTGACGGTGGCGCAGCAGGAGGTAAACGGTCGGGTCCTCTCGCTGTTGCCGTTGCCCCTCTCGATTCCCTCTCCCGGCAACCTGGCCTTCAAGCGGGCGCGCGCGACGCTCGACTCCGTCATCTTCGACATCATCGCCAGGCGCCGGAGCGGCGAGACGACGGGACAGGACCTGCTCGCGATGCTGATGGAGGCCCGCGACGCCGACACGGGCGAGAGCATGACGGACGCGCAGCTGCGTGACGAGCTGATGACGCTCTTCATCGCTGGCTATGAGACGACCGCCAACGCCCTGTCGTGGACCTGGACGTTGCTCGCCCGGCACCCCGAGGTGGAGGAGCGCGCGCGGGCGGAGGTGGCCCAGGTGCTCGGCGAGCGGGTGCCCGGGGCGGAGGACGTCCCCCGGCTGCGCTACCTCTCCCAGGTGCTGGAGGAGAGCATGCGCCTGCACCCACCGGCCTGGGTGCTGGTGCGGCAGGCGCGAGAGGACGACGTGGTGGACGGCATCCGCATCCCGGCCGACCCGCGCCTCGTCGTCGCCATCTCCCCGTGGGTCATCCACCGCCAGCCGGAGCTCTGGCCGGAGCCGGAGCGGTTCGACCCGGACCGCTTCTCGCCGGAGCGCGCGGCGGGACGGCCGCGCATGGCCTACCTGCCCTTCGGAGCCGGGCAGCGCCTCTGCATCGGCACCCACTTCGCGATGATGGAGATGGTGCTCATCCTCGCGCAGGTGCTCCGCCGGTACCGCCTCAGGCGGGTGCCCGGCTGGACGCCGGTGGAGGAGCCCCTGGTGGCGCTGCGTCCCAGGGGCGGCGTGCCCATGTACCTGGACCCCCTCCCCGCCTGA